In one window of Stappia sp. 28M-7 DNA:
- a CDS encoding acyltransferase family protein, with amino-acid sequence MTGRERDIAAASGRVDWVDTAKGLCIIFVVMMHSTLGVEKSAGLEGWMGLVVEFARPFRMPDFFMISGLFLALVIDRPWRRYLDRKVVHFAYFYVLWLTIQFVVKAPPMAAETGWGSVFSEYLLAYVQPFGTLWFIYMLPVMFVVTKVLHDRGVPWQLVLAAAALLQVAPISTGSVLIDEFSSRYVYFYAGYIFATRAFTLADWARRNMTVGIAGLLAWGVVNGLLVFNGLADLPLVSLALGTAGALAVIVTSALLTQAGASTPLAYCGRNSIVIYLAFFFPMAVTRVVLLKTGIIPDIGTISVIVTAAGVIAPLVLLWMIERTGYGWFLFRRPGWARLERDPPRRPVAQAAE; translated from the coding sequence TTCGACGCTGGGCGTCGAGAAATCCGCCGGCCTGGAAGGCTGGATGGGACTTGTGGTGGAATTCGCCCGCCCGTTCCGCATGCCGGACTTCTTCATGATCTCGGGCCTGTTCCTGGCGCTGGTTATCGACCGGCCCTGGCGCCGCTATCTCGACCGCAAGGTCGTCCACTTCGCCTATTTCTACGTGCTCTGGCTGACCATCCAGTTCGTGGTCAAGGCGCCGCCGATGGCCGCCGAAACCGGCTGGGGCAGCGTTTTCAGCGAATATCTTCTCGCCTATGTGCAGCCCTTCGGCACGCTGTGGTTCATCTACATGCTGCCGGTGATGTTCGTGGTCACCAAGGTGCTGCACGACCGCGGCGTACCGTGGCAGCTGGTGCTGGCCGCAGCCGCCCTGCTGCAGGTCGCCCCGATCTCGACCGGCTCGGTGCTGATCGACGAGTTCAGCTCGCGCTACGTCTATTTCTACGCCGGTTACATCTTCGCCACCCGGGCCTTCACGCTGGCCGACTGGGCCCGCCGCAACATGACCGTGGGCATCGCCGGCCTGCTGGCCTGGGGCGTCGTAAACGGCCTCCTGGTGTTCAACGGCCTTGCCGACCTGCCCCTGGTCAGCCTGGCGCTCGGCACCGCCGGCGCGCTGGCGGTGATCGTCACCTCGGCGCTGCTGACCCAGGCGGGTGCGTCCACGCCGCTCGCCTATTGCGGGCGCAACTCCATCGTCATCTATCTCGCCTTCTTCTTCCCCATGGCGGTTACCCGCGTCGTGCTGCTGAAGACAGGCATCATTCCCGATATCGGCACGATCTCCGTGATCGTCACCGCCGCCGGCGTCATCGCCCCGCTGGTGCTGCTGTGGATGATCGAACGCACCGGTTATGGCTGGTTCCTGTTCCGCCGGCCCGGCTGGGCACGGCTGGAGCGCGACCCGCCGCGTCGCCCGGTCGCCCAGGCGGCGGAATGA